TAAAAGACTAAAAGAATATATGACAATCGAAGCCATGAGTCGTTATGAAGAACCTGTTGCACAAGCTTTAAAGAAAAATACTCAAAGCGAAAATTTAGAATTTTCAAGAGACGGATTAGGTTCATTGATTATTAAAACTAAATCAAAACCTGGAACTCCTAAAATTATGATTGCAGCGCACATGGATGAAGTTGGATATTTAGTTAGATCAATTGAAGATAACGGAAACTTATTACTTTCAGTTGTTGGTGGAGTGTGACCTGCGGCTGTAATTGGAACTAAAGCTAGAGTTGTTACAAATAAAGGTGAAAAATCAATTTATGGAATTTTTGGACATACATCAATTCACATTATGTCAGTTGAAAATATGAAAAAAGTTCCAACTACTAAAGAACTTTATGTAGATTGTGGTTTTAAAAGTAAAGAAGAAGCTGTGGAATTTGGAATTGAAATTGGTGACAGAGTTTACATGTCAGGCGAACCACTTGATTTACCAAATGATTTAGTTGCTGGTAAAGCAATGGATAATCGTGCGGGTGTAACTGTTATTGACTTTTTAGCTAACGCAGTTAAAGATTTAGACTTACCAAATGAAACTTATATGGTTGGAACCGTACAAGAAGAAGTTGGTTTAAGAGGGGCAAAAACAAGTGTGTCAATTATTAATCCAGATGTCGCTTTTGCTATTGATACAGGAGCTTCACACGATACAACAAATGCGCCTAAAGGTACACCAAAACTAGGCGATGGAGTTGCTTTATTAATGCAAGATTCAGCAATTTTAACAGATCCAAAATTAGTTGAAATTTTAGTTGAATTAGCTGCAAAACACAACATTCCAGCTTATAAATATATTGCTGAAGGTGGTGGAACTGACGGTTGTGTTTTACAATATGGGTTAGGTGGAGTACCAACTATTACTTTATCAATTCCTCAACGTTATTTACACTCACCAATAGGTGTAGCATCATTAGTTGATATTCAAGCAACATTAGACTTAATTACTGAATTTGTTAAAGTGTTTGATAACGAAATGTTAAAAAGACTTAAAGGTCTATAAAAAAGCAATATATGAAAAAAATACAAGTTCTTAAAACTTGTATTTTTTATTAGAATAATTTAATTTTTTATACTTTTTATTAAAGTAACAAAAATATTAGAATTTTAACTTATTTTTATTTAAGTATCAAAATAGAACAACAAACAAAATCATTAAAGAAAAAAATAAAAATACTAAATTGTTTTACTTAGTATTTATATTTTTTCTATCCTCTTTTTTTGCTACAAAATGATTCGTAATTATTGTTATTATAACAACTAAAATTAGAGCAAGAATTATTCTAGCATAAAGTGGAAAATATTTACTATTGCTAAATGAAGTAAAAATCATAAAACTAAAGAGGAAAATAATAGGAATTGAAAAATTTCAAGAGCGAATACTCAAAATTTTAAATTTAAATAGTAAAAAATTTACTAATAAGGCTATAAAAACGGTTCCTAAGGCAATCAAAGAAACTATTCAATTTTCTTTAATTAATGAATTTCCTATGTCATTAGTTAAAAATATATAAACAAAAGCAAAAGGAATAATTAGAAACAGAATTATAAATAAAGTGGTTATAAAAGCTTTTAAATTTAAATTTTTATTATTAAATTTCTTGTTTTGAATTTTATTTTTACTCATAATTAGCTTTTTTGTTGTGTAACATGGTAATAAATTCTTCTAATGATAAAGTAGTTGTCTCATTTTTACCATATTCACGATATGAAACTGTTTTATCATTAGTTTCATTAGCACCTAAAATCACTTGATATTTAACTTTTGAAGTTTGAGCATCACGAATTTTCTTGTTTAATCTCTCATCACGATCATCTAATTTAACTCTAAAGTTGTGATCAAATAATTTATTTGTCACTTCTTGTGCATAAGCAAGATTTTCTTCATTATTAACAGGAATAACACTGATTTGTTTTGGCGCTAATCAGAAAGGTAAAATACCTTTAGTTTGTTCCAATAAAATAGCAACAAATCTTTCATAAGTACCAATTAAACCACGGTGAATCATCACTGGACGTTTTTCTTGACCATCTTTATCAGTGTAGTGAATATCAAAGTTTTTTGGTTGTAAGAAATCTAGTTGAATGGTTGAAACTGTCACTTCATGTCCAAGTGCTGTGTGAATTTGTATATCAATTTTTGGTCCATAAAAAGCAGCTTCACCTTCAACAATTTCATATTTAACTTGCATGTCATCTAAAGCTTTTTTAAGCATTCTTTCGGCTGAATCTCACATTTGATCATCATTGAAATATTTATCTTTTTCATTTTTATCTCTTAATGAAAGTGAAATGTAACTAATTTCAATTTTAAAAATAGTAAGTATTTCTTGAATCAATTGATACATTAATTTAATTTCACTTTCAATTTGGTCTTCTCTAACAAAAAGATGACCTTCAGTTAAGAGCATTCCCCTTACTCTTTCAAGTCCTGTTAGTGCACCTGATTTTTCATAACGATAAAGTTGGCTTTGTTCTGAATATCTAATTGGCAAATCACGATATGATCTTTTTTCCATTCCATAGCAGATAATGTGGTGTGGACAGGTCATTGGGCGCGGAATTAATCTTTCTTTTTCAACTACCATTGGTGCGAACATATCTTCTTTATAGTGATTTAAGTGCCCACTAATTTTATAAAGTTCTTCATTTCCAAAGTGCGGAGTAAGCACTTCTGTAAAACCATATTTACGATCAAGTTTTAAAACTAAATTACGTATTTCATTATGAATATACATTCCATTTTCTAATCAAATTGGTAATCCTTGACCAGTTAAATTATCGAAAGCAAAGATTTTCTGTTCTTTTCCAATTTTTCTATGATCTCTTTCTTTACGTTCCGCAAGAATAGTTAAGTAATTATCTAATTCTTCCTTGTTGTATCATGAAGTACCATAAATTCTAGTTAGTTGAATATTATCGCTATTTCCTCTTCAGTATGCTCCTGCAAGTGAAAGCAATTTAAAATGTTTAATTTTTTTAGTATCTTCAGTATGATTACCAGCACAAAGATCTTTGAAAACAATTTCTTTGTTCAAAGGATCTTGCAATGCATAAAAAGTAATTTCTTTTCCTTGCGCTTTTAGTTCATCATAAAGCTCTTGTTTATAAGGCTTATTGGTAAAATCGTATTCACTTTCAGGAATTTGAATAGTAACCAAATTTCTTGAAGCTAATTTTTTCATTAGCTTTTCGATTTTATTTAATTCTTCTACACTTAAAGGTGTTGGAAATTCAAAATCATAGTAAAAACCTTCATCGGTAGCTGGTCCAAAACCTAATTTGACACCAGGATAAAGTATTTCTACAGCTGCACCTAACAAGTGACTTGTAGTATGGTTTAATTGTTTATCAGCATTAATTTTCATGTTTAATCCTTAGTTAAATCCCATTTTAGTTTTTAATTCTTGAACAATTGGAGCACAAATTGCTTTTGCTTTTAGAGCTCCCGCTTTAACAACTTGATCTACAAGTTGTTTTGCTTTTTCATAATTAGTTTGAATTTTTACTAATTCATCTTTAACGCTTTGTGCTACAGCACTTTTAAAAATAGCATAATTTGCATCTTTAAATTTTGCTTCAGCTTCTTCAAGCGTCAGATCATTTAGTGCCGCGTAAATATGAAGTAAGTTTAAAATACCAGGTTTATTTTCGTCAATATAAACTTTGTTTTCAGAATCAGTAACAGCTTTTAAAATCTTTTTGTAAGCTACTTCTGGATCATCATGCAAGTAAATCGTGGCTTTTGTGCTTTTTTCACTCTTTGACATTTTGCTAAGAGGATCTGTTAATGATTTAATTCTGGCTCCAACTGGAGGTACAATACCTTGTGGAATTTTGAAATTAGTTTTGTAATTTTTATTTAGTCTCTCCCCAATAGTTCTAGTCAATTCTAAATGTTGTCTTTGATCTTCACCTACAGGAACAACATCAGCATTATAAATTAAAATATCAGCAGCCATTAAAACTGGATACATTAGAAGTCCAACAGGAATTTTTTCTGTACCATTATCTTGTTTAATTACTTTTTGAGCTTTGTCTTTAAACTGCGTCATACGATTTAATTCGCCAATTGAAACTTCGCTTGTCATCAATCATTGCGCTTCTGCATGTTCGACAATATCACTTTGAAAAAAAATTGTTGATTTAGCTGGATCTAAACCACATGCTAAATACATAGCTACAATTTCATATCTTGCTTTATAAAGCTCCTTTGGATCTACTGAACCCGTTGTTAAAGCATGTAAGTCAGCTACAAAAAAGTAAGCATCATATTTTTCTTGTAATTTAACAAAGTTTTTTAAGGCTCCAATGTAGTTACCTAAAGTTAAATCACCAGTTGGTTTAATTCCGCTAATTAATCTTTGTTTTGCCATAATAAATTCCTTAACTAAGTATATTTATAAATATAAGTATATATATTTTAGTTAAATTTAAAATTTACTTTTTTACTTTTTTAAAGTCTGCTAATTTGAAGTAATAAAAAGTCTGCTAATTTGAAGTAATAAAAAGTCTGCTAATTTGAAGTAATAAAAAGTTATAATTAAGCATTATGAAAATACCGCAGTTAATTATTAAACTTTTAAAAGAAATAAAAAATGAATTTTCAAACTATGAAATGGTATATAAGCCTTCAGGTTCAAATAAATTGCAAATTGATTATCATATTATGAATGCATACAGATTTCAAAGCGATATAGATTTAATGTTAATTTTAAATTTTGACAAAGTTTCGAAAGATTTTTTAATTTCAACCTATAAAAAAGTACTTAACGAAATTTATGATTTAGTTTTTAAATATCAAAACGAATTTGATAGTGTAAAAAAATATCCTGGTATGATAAGAGTCAAATATAAACAAAGAATTTATGATTTAGCTCTTATTTATATGAAAAATGGTAAAAATTACACAATTGACAATATGTTTGATACCTTGAAAGAATCAGAAAATGATCAATTAGTTAATAAAGTAAAAAAAGAAATCAAAAAATACAAATTTTTAAAAGAAACACTAATTTTTATTAAAACGCTTTCATCTTTATATAGAGTTTATGATTACCGTTTACCTAAAGGTATATTCTTAACATTATTGATTTTAGAAGTTTATCAAGATGAAAAAAATCTTGAATGAACAATTTATAAAACTATTGAAAAATTGTATAAATTATTGATAAAAAATCTTGATACAGAAAAAATTATTCTTCAAAATGTAATAATGAAAATTAAATTTACGCAACTTGAAAGAAAAGCGTTTGCGTCTATTTTAAAGAACTTTATGGAACAAAAGAAAGTTACAAATATTTATGACAAATAAAGAAATTAAAATTATTTTTCTTGGTGGAATGAGTGAATCTGGTAAATCAACTGCTGGAGTTTATTTTCAAAGCACGCTAAATTATGAGAGATTGAAAATTATAAAAATTGAAAAAGAACTAATGGATTATTTTCAAATTGATTATACTGGTAATAAAGAAAATTTTTCTAATGCATTAGAAAAGCTTTATCAACAAGATGGTATATATAAACTTTTTCTTGAAAAGATCTTAAATTATTCAAATGGAAAAAATGTAACATTAGAATCATTATATAGTTCTGAAATTTTTACTAATATATCTAATTTACATAGTCGAACGTATTGTTTTTATTTTGAAACCAATAAAAATTTAAGAATGTTAAGAGAATTTGTTAAGATTAATTTAGAAAATCCTATGCCACATTGTCGTTTTGTTAAACATTTCGAAACAAAAGAAAATTTCAAACGTCAACATAATGCACACTTAGTTAAAGAAGTTGCTACGCATATTATTAACAATGATGATTCAAAAGAAAGTTTTTATTCTAAATTAAAAGATATTGAAAAATCATTAAATTAAAAAAATAATATGTTATTAATTAAAATAGCATAAAATTTAGTTATAAACAATGCATTTTGTTTAATTACTAGAAGAACCAGGATGTCTTAGAACATCTCATGATAGCCAAACCATTTAAAAGTGGTTACAGCTGAAAGGGAGAAAAGTCTTATGTTAACAGGGCTTTTCTCTATTTTTTAATAGAAAAGTTTACTTAAATAAATAGGTAAAGATAAATTATTTTAATTAATTTTCTTTATAATAGTACTAATATGAAAGCAAAAGATAAATTATTAATTGGGTTTTATACTGTTATAACTTTAGGTTTATGTTGAGTATATTGAAAGAAACAAGCCAAGAAAAAATCAATTGAAGAAGTTAAAAATCAAGAACTACCAAAATATATTAATTTAGACGAATTAATCTTATTATTAGGCGGAAAAGAAAACATTAAAAGTATAAATTCTTCGCTATCGAATTTAAAGTTGGAAATTAATAATCGTTCATTAGTCGAAACTAAAAAACTTAGCGAATTAAAATATGTTTCAGGAATAATGGTTGGTGATAAAAAAATTTCACTTGTAGTTGGTGATGATGCCACTGCTATTTCAAAAGAATTAAGTAAAAAAATTATCTAAATCAAACTTTTTTGTTATTAGAACAAAAAAGTTTTTTAAAAAAGAAATATAAAAAAAACTAGCACACATGCTAGTTAATTTATTATTTTGCTGCTTTAACAATTTCAACTAATTGTGAAAATACTTTAGGTTCGTTAATAGCTAATTCAGAAAGCATTTTACGGTTGATTAAAATGTTTGCTTTTTTCAATCCGTTAATGAATTGTGAATATGATAAGTTTTCTGCACGAACTGCAGCATTAATACGAGCGATTCATAATTTTCTAAAATTACGTTTTACTTGTTTACGGTCTCTAAAAGCGTATGTTCATGACTTAACAACTGCTTGTTTAGCAACTTTATAACCGATTGATTTGTGTCCAAAATATCCTTTAGCAAGTTTTAATCATTTTTTACGTCTTGCTCTTGTAACTGTTCCGCCTTTTACTCTCATGTCTAATTTCCTTTTCTAATTTAATTTATTTGAAATAAGTTCTAAGTTGAATAAAAGTGTCAATTAGAACATTGCTTTAAATCTTTTAAGATCTGAAGCATGCATTAAAGCACGTTTACGTGATTGACGTTTTTGTTTTGTAGTTTTATTTTGGGCTAAGTGTGAACGGTAAGCTTGCTCACGCATAACTTTTCCAGTTCCGGTTACTTTAATACGTTTTTTAAGAGCGCTTTTTGTCTTCATTTTTGGCATAATTTGCTCCTCCTGCGAAGTAAAGTGTGACAATTATTCTTCATCAGAATCATCATCAGCTTCAATTTCGACTTTAGCTTCTGTGTTTGTAGTTGATTTATCTACTAAGTTATTCTCTTTTTTGTATTTAGCAATTTTAACTTTATTAGGTTGCAAATACATGTCTAAGAAACGTTCATTAACTAATGTCGCCTCTTTAGTTATATCTGCAATATCTTCAAGTGACTGATAAAACTTTTCAAGAGTAGCATGTCCTAATTCTTGACGTGCTAATTCACGACCTCTAAATTTCAAACTAACTTTAATTCTATCCCCATCAAGTAAAAATTCTCTAGCTTTTTTACTTTTGACATTTAAATCATGAATTCCAATCATTGGTGTCAATCTAATTTGGCGATTTTGAATAATAGTTTGTTTTTCTTTAGCCGCTTTTTGTTTTTTCTTACGTTCATATTTGAATTTTCCATAATTCAAAATACGGGCGATTGGTTTTGGTTCAACACTAATTAAAACTAAATCTAAACGTTGTTCCTTTGCCATTTCGATAGCTTGACGAGTTTCAAGTACACCGATTTTTTCGCCATCTTCCCCAATAACAAACACTTTTTTAAATGGAATATTTTGATTAATCATGTGTTCGGCTTGAGGTTTTTTACTTTTGCTGTTTGTTTGTATAATAAACTCCTAAATAGATAAATGATATAAAAAAGTAAAAGAGGTCTCAACTCTTTAACTACTATTAAATTAAAGACTTTAATTGTAGCAAGAACCCAAGGCTATGGCCATCAGGTGAGAATTTAATCTACTTTCTGCAATTAAAAAATTGCATACATATTTTAGCACATGTATGCAAAATTTAATAAATATATTTATTAATATCTAATACTTAATTATTAGTACTAGGTTTTTGATAATGATATTGTGCCTTTTGATCTAAGTTAAATTGATAAGCTTGTACAATACTTAACCCTTTAGCTACTTCTGCGGTATATGAAAAATGTGTATGTTGTGAACCATAGTTAATTACATTCTGTACAGGAATTTCAATTCCTGTAACAGCATATCTATTGATTTCTTTATGATAAATATCAATAATCAAATAAGGCTGATTATTGATATCTAAAGTTGATTTATAGACATATTCGTATTTGTCATTTAATTTTTCATCATCGAATTTAAAAATTAACAATTTTCTTGCAATTAAATAATCTGCTGTAAATTTATCTTGTGTAGCAGGATCTGATGGAATTTGATTCAGTTGGTCTTCAATAATTTCACCTCTGTATCTCAATTGGTTCTCTTGAGCTAATGCTTGAATTTGCGTCAATTCATTCTGTAAATCATTTTGATTTGTTGTTAGACTAAAGGCTTTAGCATTAATTGCATCATTTATTTCTTTTTTTACTTGAGAAAAAGTTATGCCGTTTTTGTTATTATTGCATGATGAAGCAATTAAAGCGATTGAAGGTAAAGTAATTATTGATGTTGTAGTTAATATTTTTTTAATTTTCATGAATTTAACTTTCTACAATTTCTATTTTCATTTTTTATTAATAATTCAAGCCATAATTCTTTTAATTCGACTAGCAGTGTAACGTTTAGAAGTACATGCTTGAACAAAATCTTGATAGCTTTTTAAGTGTAAGTGTTTTAGAAATAAATTTTCAATTCCTTCAGTTACTAAAGGAATTTTTTTAATTTTATCTAAATTTGTTTTTAACATAATTTTTTGAAATTTCTTATAGTATTTATCTATTTTATATACTTTTTTGATTTTTAATGGGGAATAATAAGAAATATCTTCTTTTTTTTGAATTTTTTCTCTCAAAAAAGTTGCAGAAGCATATTTATCGCTTGTTTCTAATGAATGATAACCAATATTTCGCTGAAGAGTAAAAATTTTAATTTTTAAACTATTATTAATAATATGTTTTACATATTCAAAACCTAAAATGTCATTAGGTTGAATAAAATTTTTACCTTTTAAATCTAGTAGAGTTTGTGCATATGCTTTAGGATAGGCCATTTTTTCTTTTTTTAAATAGTATTTAATTTTTTGATCAAACTGAATTTTGTTATTTTTTAAAAAAATAGCAAGATCAATCATTTCTTGAACATTATTACTTTCGCTACCAAAAACTAACTTATCTATTTTATATTTATAGAGTTTATTAATAGCATTTTTAGCAAAAATATGTGCAGCTTGAACTCCCTCTTTAAAAGAAAGCTTTAAAACTTTATTGACTCCATATTTTTTAGCAATTTTTTTACGATTCTTAAAAGAAGCAACAATTAATTCACCGCGTTGTGAAAATTTATTGCTCATTACAACAATGATTTTGTCATTGGGAAAATTTTTTTTGATTCACTCTAATTGTCTGATATGTCCATTGTGAAATGGATTGTATTCTACCACTATTCCAATTGCCATTTACTACCTTTCTAATTAATCATATAAAAAATGTATGTTTTTATAAAAAATTCATTATAATAATTTAACAAATGCCCGGATGGTGAAATGGTAGACACCGTAGACTCAAAATCTACTGCTGAAAGGCGTGCAGGTTCAAGTCCTGTTCCGGGTACCAAATGTTTATAACATCATTAAAATTAAAAAAATATGCTTAAAACAAGCATATTTTTTTAATTTTCCAAAAGATATTTATTTAAAGTAAATTAGTCAATTTTTCTTCTAAAATTTTAGCAATTATTAATAACTGTTTTTGAGTCTTTTTGTCAAATCTTTTTTCTATTGGTGCATCAATATCTAAGACTCCAAATAATTTGCCTTTAACAATTAAAGGAATAACCATTTCACTTTTTGAATTTTCATCACAAGCAATATGATCTGGAAAAGTGTGAACATTATCAACAACAACAGGTTCTTTTGTTCTTGCGGCATAACCGCAAACACCACGATTAAACAATATTTCTGTGCAGGCAATTTTTCCTTGAAAAGCATGCAAATAGAGTTTTTCATCTTCATTAATATAAAATCCAGCTCAATTTAAATTTTCAAAATGTTGAAAAATAAATGCTGAAGTATTGGCTAAAGTTGTATAGATTTTAGTGTCATTTTCAATTAAATTTTTATATATTTGCATTTTACTTCCCCTACTAATACATGTAAATTATTTTACATTTTAAAAAAACAAAAATGAATTTTTATCTTTTAAAATTATTTTTATTTCTTTTTCTAATTAGTATATACATTAATCCTAAAGTTATAATAGTTATAACAAAAAGAATGCTTGGATGAATTAAAAAATTTTTATGGTTTCTAAGATTAAGAGCACTAATAATAACTTGGGGTAGAGAATTAACTTTGATGTTTAAATCTGAATATGATAATTTACTCTTACCATTTTTATCAAATGAATTAAAATAGTCTCTAAATCTTATTTCTCTTATTAAGTTCATTAAAGGAAGTTCATATTTTTCTTCCACTTTAATTAAATTATAAATGGAAAAATTAAACTCTTTAAAGTCATGTTTTAACAAAGCAGTAATTAAAGAAAAGTATTTATCTATTTTTTCATTCAAGTAATTAAATTTTTTAATTTCATCACTAAAAATTATTTTTTCATTTTCACTTAGTTGTTTTATAAAAATTTCAAAACTAGATTTTTGACTCATTAATAATGTTTTAAAAATTTTGTTAGAAAAATTAAACACTGAAGAATTTTTATAATTTTCAAAAGAAAGACTAACTGATTTAAAAAATTGTATAAATTGATTAGCTTTTAAAATTTCTAAATTAACTTTTTTAATAGAAATTAAAGTACTATTTTTATCTTTTTTATCTATAAAAATTTTAAAATTATTTAATTCTTTTCGAATATTTCTGATAGTTAATTCACTAACATTTTTTTCATTATTTAATTTAAAAATCTTTTGCATTGTAATATCTAATTTTTCAGCAATTTCTTTAATATCTTTAACACTTAAATTTTGTGAATTTAATTTGTCGTCTAGATTACTTAATTTAAGAGTAGTTTTTAAAATGTTTAAATCATTTTCTTCAATGTATTTAAAATTATTATTTAGTAGGTTTATTTCATGTTCTTTGTTTCGATCTAAATCTTTAATTTCTTCAAGGAAATTCAGAAATTCAATAAACAATTTTGTTTTATCCAATTTATGTATAAA
This Mycoplasmopsis columbina DNA region includes the following protein-coding sequences:
- a CDS encoding nucleotidyltransferase; translation: MAIGIVVEYNPFHNGHIRQLEWIKKNFPNDKIIVVMSNKFSQRGELIVASFKNRKKIAKKYGVNKVLKLSFKEGVQAAHIFAKNAINKLYKYKIDKLVFGSESNNVQEMIDLAIFLKNNKIQFDQKIKYYLKKEKMAYPKAYAQTLLDLKGKNFIQPNDILGFEYVKHIINNSLKIKIFTLQRNIGYHSLETSDKYASATFLREKIQKKEDISYYSPLKIKKVYKIDKYYKKFQKIMLKTNLDKIKKIPLVTEGIENLFLKHLHLKSYQDFVQACTSKRYTASRIKRIMAWIINKKWK
- the infC gene encoding translation initiation factor IF-3; this encodes MINQNIPFKKVFVIGEDGEKIGVLETRQAIEMAKEQRLDLVLISVEPKPIARILNYGKFKYERKKKQKAAKEKQTIIQNRQIRLTPMIGIHDLNVKSKKAREFLLDGDRIKVSLKFRGRELARQELGHATLEKFYQSLEDIADITKEATLVNERFLDMYLQPNKVKIAKYKKENNLVDKSTTNTEAKVEIEADDDSDEE
- the rplT gene encoding 50S ribosomal protein L20, producing MRVKGGTVTRARRKKWLKLAKGYFGHKSIGYKVAKQAVVKSWTYAFRDRKQVKRNFRKLWIARINAAVRAENLSYSQFINGLKKANILINRKMLSELAINEPKVFSQLVEIVKAAK
- a CDS encoding MAG3450 family membrane protein produces the protein MSKNKIQNKKFNNKNLNLKAFITTLFIILFLIIPFAFVYIFLTNDIGNSLIKENWIVSLIALGTVFIALLVNFLLFKFKILSIRSWNFSIPIIFLFSFMIFTSFSNSKYFPLYARIILALILVVIITIITNHFVAKKEDRKNINTK
- a CDS encoding GAF domain-containing protein; this encodes MQIYKNLIENDTKIYTTLANTSAFIFQHFENLNWAGFYINEDEKLYLHAFQGKIACTEILFNRGVCGYAARTKEPVVVDNVHTFPDHIACDENSKSEMVIPLIVKGKLFGVLDIDAPIEKRFDKKTQKQLLIIAKILEEKLTNLL
- a CDS encoding M42 family metallopeptidase, which produces MSKYEKLSKRLKEYMTIEAMSRYEEPVAQALKKNTQSENLEFSRDGLGSLIIKTKSKPGTPKIMIAAHMDEVGYLVRSIEDNGNLLLSVVGGVWPAAVIGTKARVVTNKGEKSIYGIFGHTSIHIMSVENMKKVPTTKELYVDCGFKSKEEAVEFGIEIGDRVYMSGEPLDLPNDLVAGKAMDNRAGVTVIDFLANAVKDLDLPNETYMVGTVQEEVGLRGAKTSVSIINPDVAFAIDTGASHDTTNAPKGTPKLGDGVALLMQDSAILTDPKLVEILVELAAKHNIPAYKYIAEGGGTDGCVLQYGLGGVPTITLSIPQRYLHSPIGVASLVDIQATLDLITEFVKVFDNEMLKRLKGL
- a CDS encoding PTS transporter subunit EIIB, which encodes MKAKDKLLIGFYTVITLGLCWVYWKKQAKKKSIEEVKNQELPKYINLDELILLLGGKENIKSINSSLSNLKLEINNRSLVETKKLSELKYVSGIMVGDKKISLVVGDDATAISKELSKKII
- a CDS encoding Vmc-like lipoprotein signal peptide domain-containing protein; protein product: MKIKKILTTTSIITLPSIALIASSCNNNKNGITFSQVKKEINDAINAKAFSLTTNQNDLQNELTQIQALAQENQLRYRGEIIEDQLNQIPSDPATQDKFTADYLIARKLLIFKFDDEKLNDKYEYVYKSTLDINNQPYLIIDIYHKEINRYAVTGIEIPVQNVINYGSQHTHFSYTAEVAKGLSIVQAYQFNLDQKAQYHYQKPSTNN
- the rpmI gene encoding 50S ribosomal protein L35, which produces MPKMKTKSALKKRIKVTGTGKVMREQAYRSHLAQNKTTKQKRQSRKRALMHASDLKRFKAMF
- the trpS gene encoding tryptophan--tRNA ligase; protein product: MAKQRLISGIKPTGDLTLGNYIGALKNFVKLQEKYDAYFFVADLHALTTGSVDPKELYKARYEIVAMYLACGLDPAKSTIFFQSDIVEHAEAQWLMTSEVSIGELNRMTQFKDKAQKVIKQDNGTEKIPVGLLMYPVLMAADILIYNADVVPVGEDQRQHLELTRTIGERLNKNYKTNFKIPQGIVPPVGARIKSLTDPLSKMSKSEKSTKATIYLHDDPEVAYKKILKAVTDSENKVYIDENKPGILNLLHIYAALNDLTLEEAEAKFKDANYAIFKSAVAQSVKDELVKIQTNYEKAKQLVDQVVKAGALKAKAICAPIVQELKTKMGFN
- the thrS gene encoding threonine--tRNA ligase, whose product is MKINADKQLNHTTSHLLGAAVEILYPGVKLGFGPATDEGFYYDFEFPTPLSVEELNKIEKLMKKLASRNLVTIQIPESEYDFTNKPYKQELYDELKAQGKEITFYALQDPLNKEIVFKDLCAGNHTEDTKKIKHFKLLSLAGAYWRGNSDNIQLTRIYGTSWYNKEELDNYLTILAERKERDHRKIGKEQKIFAFDNLTGQGLPIWLENGMYIHNEIRNLVLKLDRKYGFTEVLTPHFGNEELYKISGHLNHYKEDMFAPMVVEKERLIPRPMTCPHHIICYGMEKRSYRDLPIRYSEQSQLYRYEKSGALTGLERVRGMLLTEGHLFVREDQIESEIKLMYQLIQEILTIFKIEISYISLSLRDKNEKDKYFNDDQMWDSAERMLKKALDDMQVKYEIVEGEAAFYGPKIDIQIHTALGHEVTVSTIQLDFLQPKNFDIHYTDKDGQEKRPVMIHRGLIGTYERFVAILLEQTKGILPFWLAPKQISVIPVNNEENLAYAQEVTNKLFDHNFRVKLDDRDERLNKKIRDAQTSKVKYQVILGANETNDKTVSYREYGKNETTTLSLEEFITMLHNKKANYE